Part of the Triticum urartu cultivar G1812 chromosome 2, Tu2.1, whole genome shotgun sequence genome, catctagatagatcttgcgtgtgcgtaggaaaattttgaaattactgcgttccccaacaaccaTGACCCCCCATGACGCCATCAATGTATCATTAATCAATGGTGGCGTAATATAGTCAAATACGACAGTTACTGACAGTAGTGGCCATGAACAGTCGGTCATGCCATAGACAATCAATAGCATTTGTTACCAACCCGTTATGATACCCCTCCTAgagcactctatataagccaggAGGAGGGCACCGGCCAAGGTGGAACTCTCTCATATTGTAACATACACCAAGAGCAAGAACACCACATGCAGGAGTAGGGTGTTACCTCCATCGACGAGCATCTGAACCAGTATAATTCCATGAGCATAGTCCCATCTGCATTGTTTGATAGATACGATTGTCCCTACATTCACACCCTCATTGTATCATCAGGATTATATCCACGACACCAGGCTTTCTGGGGTTATTCTTTCAGCGGTATGACGTGTTCGTTAACTACATGACGTCTATGAAGACTTTGTCATTGTCAAAATCTACCGCCTCGGTCTCTCGGAGTTGCTCATAGGGATAGGGTGAGcctgcgttcataggggtgagtgtgtATGAGTCTGGGTTTGTATTGTGTTTCTCAAAAAGAAACTTGACCTATCACTTTGGATTATGGCACATGCTAGCTTCTTTGCCCGGCGCATGTCGAACAAACATAGACTCGTGTTGATACCTACTTACATCATTTCTGTTGATCCTTTCAGTGCATCTTTTGGTGGAACCTGAAGTCCATGTGTTGCCCATGTGCATGATCATTGTTGCTCCCTGAAGAAGACCCAATCACTAAAGAGGGAATTCAAATTGTCGGCACGCAGCTTCCTAACACGCTAACTTTCAATTTTGTTTCAATATTTCACCAATGTTCTTGCAAAGGGGATAAATAAATCAATCAATTGGAATAAAGGGGGAACTTGGCTACGCTGGGCCACTTTCACCTCTTTGTGGGCCTATGGCCCATTTGCTGCAGTCCCTAACTCTGATTTGAATTTGGGCTTAAATGATCGGCATTTGCTCTCTTTTTTAATGTTCTCTGCTCTTCTTTTTAAGATCTTGATGATCCACACTAATCTAAAAAGAAAAGATCTTGATCCACATTGTATTGTGGCACATGCGATTCTTCGCCCGGCACTTGCGACCGAAACGTACTTCCATCATTTTGTCGATTTTTCTTTGTTGCATCCTCTGAGGTCCATGCTTGTCATCCGCTGCTCTTTGAAGAACAGAACGATCTCATTGATCTAGCATATGTTTACCGTAACACACAAAACCACTAGCATAATGAGCACATTAGTGTGTGCCATACTCAATCACCTAATCCAAGTCCATATCATCCCCATCATCACCCCCTCCATTCACTCGATCGCAACCATACCCGGAGGAGGGCATGAAACCGATCACCCGCGGCTTCTTGCCGATGTATCTTGGCAACAACAATCCTCGTCGCTTCATGTTGTTGTTGCCCTTTCCGTATCTTCTTGGAGCAAGATAGTTGGAGATGGAAGTGCGCATGTAGGCGAAGTCCATGCAAGCTTCTCCTTGTCTGGTGAACTTGGCCACTCGCTCCACCGTCTTCTTCCTCATGTCGATCGAAACCACCCACGACTCGTGGTCGTCGTGTGGGCCGGCATTCGTCATCAGGTAGAGAACATCCTTTGGGAGATGCTTTGCCAGAGCGTCCTGCGGCCGCGGAAAGGCAGTAGGCGTGCGGGTCCAGGCGTCGGCGCCGGAGTCGTAGGTACAGCCATCAGGTAGAGAACATCCTTTGGGAGATGCTTTGCCGGAGCGTCCTGCGGCGGCGGAAAGGCAGTAGGCGTGCGGGTCCAGGCGTCGGCGCCGGAGTCGTACGTACAGACGTCGTATTGCTTGGCTCCGGATCGCCGGTGAGAGCAGAGCGTCGCGATCTTGTAGGCGTCGGCGCGGTAGCGCATGATGCCGACCTCGCCGTGGGGCAGGTGTCCATGGCCCCCGGCCTAATTGAATGATCTCGAGTTCTGAGGCCACGTACTCGGCAGACAATCACACAATGTAGATAGAGTTTAAAATATGGCAACGAACAATGCATTTACGCTAAGTGAACAATGTGTTTATGCCCATCTCAAGTGGAAGTCAGAAAGAATGGAATGCTCTCGTCTACTCTCATCATCAGTACAAAAATAATAATGCGCCTTCCAATGGCGTCTGGCTGCAGTACAATTGGTGCCGTAATCCTCATGTCCTTGCGTATGAACCTATACTGTATGGGAGGGGAGGCTGGACGAACTGACCGGGCGACAAAATGGTGACTTCAGGGGGAAGCACACACAGAACCGGCTAAATGTAGACCCCTGAATCCAAAACTTCTACGGTGGTCATGCCCATGCTCCCACGTTGATGTTTCTGATGCTACACTGGTTGCTGCCTATGATGAAGATGCAACCTCGATGGCACTTCCGAGTGGCCACGCAGCTTCCACAAACGCGTCGCTGTAAGGAACCTTCTTTACCAATGTCATCTCTTGTTGGGGATCAACACCTGCAAGATGGAAAGCAAAACAAATGAGATAGGTCTTATAATAGATGTACACGATGATGGACATTTTTTACTTAGTACTGAGCCTCTTACCAAATCCATCCACAAGCAGTGTGTACTGGTACACAAGATCCATGCAAATGTATGGAACGTTATCCTTCTGGACACCAGGGTAGCTAGATTGGGCGTCATTCACGTTCAATTTGCAAGCACGCTTGGCAGCTTCCTCAAAGTCTGAGGATTTGACCTTGGCAACAGCCGCATTGGAGTTAATGAAACCAGCCTGAACAGGAATCATGGAATGCTTAGAAGTGCATAGTGGGAAAGAGTAGCAAACAAGTGAAATTCATCTTCAAAAGGAGGACAGTGCTAGAATCAGAAGTTCCATAACTTACCTCGGCAGCCCTGTCAAAGAAAAACGACGCTACAAAGAGATTCTTCTggccagcaccaccaccaccattcCAGATGCCACCAAAGGAACATTTCATGTGAGTGCATGCTTCATCTACTTTAAGAGCTTTCACTACATCAGCCCTGCATTCCGAAAAACTACTGCCAGAAGGTGCAGCCGATGCTTCAAATGTATTGCCACCATACTTGTATTGCCCTAAAATCATAAATGCCATTAGAATAGAGTCCTATGATCAGCACAATGAAAACAAGCATGTCATGTCATAATATGCTCGTGGTTTGTATTGGCTATGAGTTTTTATGGACATAACACAAAGTAATACAAGTACTTTTAACAGAAAGGATGATAAGCGGCAAAGACTAACAAGCAGAACAAATAAGATAGTTTGTCCTGTAGAGAATGGTAATGTACACAGAACAAATTTGAGGAATTCGTCCTACTGTAAACCTGAGTTTGTTTCACAAGATAGCAAAGCTGACTTCTTTTGGGAACAGACTTCACTGAATGGGCTGGGAACTAACCTATACTTTTAAGATGCAGATGAAAAAGACAATAGCAGAACAGTAAGGCAGAAGAAAGCAGTCATACCCTGATGTCCAGCCAATACACAGTTGCTGTAACCATTGGCATTGCCAGCTTTTAAGATCTCTGCTCTAGCAGCCAGCAATCCGTAGCGCAAATAACTGCAACAAAAGTTCACAGTTATATTCATGATTTAAACTCATGATACCTTGGACGAGAATAATCATGTGATGTCACTTCCATTAGTGATACACCAAAAACTAATTACCCTGCAGAGCACAAGTGGATGCATGACTAAAGTCAGTTCAGACCGATGGCAATATGTTTGTCTACAATGCAGTTGCCTTGAAACAGTGTTAAATAAAGTCATGCTTTTCTTGAGATTACTCAGCTGTTTTTACTGATGGATTTTTACACATTTAAATTGGGGTTATCATGAAATTTCTCACTCCCATTATGAATTATTCTAGGTCATTAATGTATTGCGGTGACATGACCGTTTCTTACATAATTACACATTTTTCTTCTTTCAGTGGTTTATGACTCATCAATCCAATTAGACATAAACAGGATTTGCAGGACAGTACCACCATCAGGTGCTTAAATAGGTTTTGATAATTGTTACTTCATGTTATGCTTAGAAACATCAGCAGAGGGTTCACAAATTACGAGGACAATAATTCGGCTAAACAGGAGGAACAGCAAAAAGCTAGCAGAAGTTAAAATATCAACCTGTGGACATAAAGATGATACATTGTCCCTTTAAGGAAAAGCTTCTTCACGTATGATTCTTCACCATCTGCTGGTTTAGGAGCCTTTTCAGCATCCTTCTCTGGGATAGCATACGCCATTTGGACAGATCCACCGCCAAGGTCAACCACACCAACTGTGTCTGCGTACGTCTTTCCCAGATTTCCCAACAGATAATTAATGGTAACCTGTAAGCATATAGAAGAGTGAATGGGAGATATATGGTATATGTCCCTGCACTAGGAAGGTAAACAAAGCAGCAAAGCTTATGAATAATTCCTAAACACTCTGCTTAGCACACGATCTGACCTCTACTAGGCCTGTTTGGTGGTTACCTTGAACTCTACTTACATACAGTTTTACATATCTATATCTACACCACTATATAGTGTGGGAATAACATTGAATATTGGctgttggatgaagccaatccaaCGGTGAAAAGTTGGCAGGCCCGAGCATTGTTGGCCATTGGATATCTTATTCACTACACACGATTTTGCCATGCATGCGTACTATCTAGAATATTCCATTACTAAGCTTAAGCACAATGCACCCTATGCACAAACCTCAAAGCACTATGTTTCTCCTTTGCTCTAGAATCTTCCATACTTTAACACTGCCAACTTTTTTCTTCTAAATGAATTGCTATTGCTTTTTACTTTATGAATATCAATGTATAATGTGCACAAACCTTATCACTTCAGTAAAGAAAGCACACAAAAAAACTCCATGGCTACAGTACCATAGCAATGTAAAATGGCTCTGAAAGAATTGACATTCgcttttgctttatttacttctTGTACAAGGCTATGACAGTATCTTCATAAAATGATTTATATTTTTTTCAGTGCCATAAACTACAAGAATTAAATCTACATCTCATACATGATGCATATGTGACTATAAATTTATATAGTTGCTTGTGTTATGTGATATGCCAATATGCAATCATACTTTGGTTATGTAAGTTCtcacgtgcaatgcacgtgtaccttactagtaaaCCATCAAATATCAGTTCATAACTTAGGAAAATGGCATGTAGTCTTCTaaaaaatgaaatacatgcagTGATAATATTTTTTTAATCAAGAGCCTTAGAATAACATGAAACGCGACCATATGTGATAAGTAAGGCCAGCATCCTACCCATTCATATGCACCTTCCTGAGTTCCATCAAGAACTGTGACCCAATCCGGCTGGTTCTTGAATGAACTCTTTTCACGAAGAAGATCCCTAACCTGCATTTTTGTGGATACATTAACATCCAGGTACACAATCAATCATGGCAAATTGGTAATAACATAACAAAAACCTCACtcaaacaaaaagaaaaaaaagcaTAATAACCCGCAATGCAGAcaataatgatgatgatgatgacatgataGAAGACCATTTACCGCTTGCAAAATCTCTTCGGATTTTCCTGCTCCCAAAGCTCTTAGCCCTGCTGTTGCCTGTGAACGAACAAGGAAGGTAAGAACATCAACAAGCACCGATTACAAAATCAATTAGTGTGAGCGAACCACTCACCCCAACTCTAACAGGCGTCTGGTCGCGCAATTCGGCCGGAACAACTTCCTTGGCCTTCTCAATGAGGGAGACGAGCGATTGAGCAGCCTCGCGCGGGTCCTGGGCGTACGCGCTAAGTCCAGGCTTTTTCTGCAAGGGCGGAGGAAGGGGAACGGAATTCAGCTGACAATGACCTAAACCAGATCCAGATCCGACGGACGAAGGGGTGGTCGTCTTACCTGGACGAAGAGCTCGATGTCGGTGCCAATGTGGACCAGATCCAGGTTGCCATCGAAGCAGAAGACGTGGACGCGGCTGCCGGAGCTGCCGGCGTCGAATATGACGGCGTACTTCTTACCCCCGGCGGCCCCGGCCCCTCCTCCCAGGGGCCTCTGGGCGGCCCCGGCGGGCGCGCGCGGCATGAGCAGGAGCACGAGCGAGACGAGGGCGAGCGGCGCGAGCACGACGAGCAGCACCCCGCGGTAGCGGTGCACGCGGTCGGCGAGCGTGTCCTGGCGGCCGGCGCCCGGCAGCTGCGAGTAGCGGCGCATCTTGTCGGCGGGCAGGAGGAGGAggtcgggcgaggagggcgtgcgGTAGCGGATGCGGCCCCCGGGGCCGGGGGGCGACGGCTGCTTGACCGCCTCTAGATCCTCCGCGGGATCCAGCGCTCCCGTCCGTCCGCTCCGCTCCGCGCGCGTCGGCGTGGGGTAGGCGAGGCGAGGGATGGAGGGCCGATCTGCGCGAGCCTCGGGGGTGGAGTTTTAGGCGGGCGGGCGTGCGTCGGTGGGTTTGACTTCGGGCGGGCTGGCGTCGGGATCCGGGCGCGCGCTGGGGAAATGCGTGCGCCTCGGGACGTGGCGCGGTGGTCTCTGGCTGCTGTGCTGCCGCCGGGCGCGCGCGCGACGGAGGCGGGAGGGAGGTGGCGGTGGCGTGCGGAAAGGACGGCGCTTTGTAGCGGCCGCGGCGGGGGAGGGGGTGAGGGTTGCTTGTGCGGGTTCGCCGTGCCCGTGCCCGTGCCGGTGCGGTTGGGTCGGGGTTGGCTTCGTCCGCGCGCGTGTGCGGAGTTGGCCGGACGGCACCGGAGCTGCGGTGCTCGGTAATTTCTCACGGTGCTGGTCCACGGCTGCGCCGGACCGTGATTGGTTGGTGCAGGTAATTGACCGTGTACGCGCCAACCAGAGAGCGTGTTGACGTGGTGATGGATTCAGCGATCCAGTTAAACTTTTTTTTGGAAAAAACTTACGATGGATTCACCCATAGTCACGGCAGTACAaacaataaaataaaaataacaaGTCCATATACCATTACCAACGAATATAAGCACTGAAGCGAGTCAAATGAGTGCTGCCGTCGTCACCCCTTACCGATGCCGGACAAATCTTGTTGTGGCAACAGTGAGGACGTCATCATGTTAAGACCTCCCGGGACCAGCGCAACAGAGCAACCATCATCGATGAAGAGAAGCTCAAAAATATATAGCCTGTAGAACACATGGATACAAATGAACGAGGACCAAATCCAAGTAGGTTCACTGAAGACAAAAGCCGACTGAATCTTCGAAGATCAACTAGAGACACACCTCCAAATGCCCTCCGATGATGCTAGAAGTATCACCGGGATGGGGCTAGGCAAGGAGAACCTCATTTCATCTTCAAGAAGCCATTGACGCCTCGTCTTTCTAAGTAGGACACAAAACCTAAACCGAGACAAAGAGACACCTAACACGGAGCAGGACCCATCCCACTGGCAAGGGTCGAGGTCCACCGCACCTCCATTGCATAAAGGCCACAAAAACTGAGACAAATTGTGGCAACACCGACATGATTTAGGAATCTCTGATCATCCCAGTAGAAGCACATGCAAAGGGATACGCTACCAGACGCATGCTTTAGTAGCAATCCATTTTATCCTTGGGGAAGCCCACTCAGTGCACACAATTTTTTCTCAATTCTTTTACTAGAGTGACCTGCAACTTTTTTACTTGAATTGGAAAAACACAACAAACATGATGTTTTGGATCATAAACAAAAACATTACTCTCTCATGTACATATTAATTGTCATTGATTTAGTACAATGGAAAACAAAACAATTCCCATAACGATGAAACTTTTCAAAGGCATCTTTCTATACCTATTAATAAAGGAAGGACTATTTTATTCCCAGCTACTACGTGTTTTACAGAAAATCCCTTGATCTTTCTGATATTCAACCCGCAATTCGGGCTTAAATCAAATTTTTTTTTGCTTTTGCGGAAAAATCCCTTATGTTTTTCTAATCAACTCGCGGTTCAGTTCTAAGTCAGATTTTTGCTTTTGTAGTAAACCCCATGATATTTAGGATAATCAACTCACGGTCCATATCAAAttctttaaaaaaaattcatatctttaaaaccgtaactccaaatttaACATGTATATGTAATTTGattaaaaatatatatataatctaaatatgatgttattTTATCTATTAAGAATTTTTTAAATGATATTTAGGGTGCTAGTCTAATCAATATCGCATGATCCACCTTTCTTTCGTACCGGTGCCGATCCAGACTAAAAATGAATGCCTCAGCAAAACCAAATTGGAGACGAAAGAAACTATCTATAACGGCACATGCACGCCTCGTCAAAACCTCGCGGGAAAAAGAGCAGATTTCTCATCTTAtgccgagagagagagagagatgcctTAGGATTGACCATATTCAAACACATTTATGATTGTGTGAGCACTGAGGCCACCGTCAGTGAGTGTGGAAAAGAGAATAAATGGCAACATAGATGGATGGCATGTGTGGAAATAAAGGACATAGACCTATTGGGGTATTGAATCATGGTTATTGGGTTAAAGGCGTGCGATTTTTCTTCTTCTGTTGCAACACACAGACTCTTTTGCTAGTCATATTTATAATGTAGGAAGTGATTTGATTTAATTTGATTGAGATAGTGCAAAATATTTGATTTGATTAGGTTTCCTATATCCGACCTATATCTAGAATGTCCGCATTTGATTTGATGGAGTTAATGCAAAAtatttgatttgatttgattgCCCGTATCCAATCTATATCTAGAATGTTCGCATTTGATTTGATTGAGTTAATGCAATTACATTACACCCATGGTGTTGCAAAAAAATTGTTTTGATTTGATTGAGTTAATGCACGACATGGGAGGAAAGGCTTGACTAATGAACGTACGGCCACCAACTCCCCCTTTAATACTAGAGATTGTCCTTATATAATGAAAAGACAATAAACGTAATGGTAACGCGAAGCGGAACAAGAAAGAAAAACACAGGCAAAGAACCATGCAATTAAAGCATTTTTGGATATTTTTTGATGTGATAAATATAGGAATTTCTTTAAATCTAAACAATCGGTATGCAATCACGAGCCCTTATCGTATTTGCAACCGTCCAGGTTCATTATCTAATGCATGCAACACCAAAGATATATAAAAGGCCAGGGGGTGCGACAATGGAAGCAACCAATCACCTACAACACCAGTTCAGACCTCCCCACCAGGAGGGGTATTCTCTGTCGGCATGGCACTGAAACCATGGGCTCCCATAGGTTTGTTGATGATTACGCTGGCGTTGATCTTCGTCAGTCTCCCGTTGCCAGTGGACTCAAAATCATGTGTTGAAATGATAGGCAACCAATTGGTGACCACCATGAGGGACAAATGCTTGCTTGCTTTCAATCCATCAACAAAACCTGGTTCAAATCCCGTTGCGGAGAAAGAGTGCTGCCAGGCGGTAGGCAAAGGTCTTGAGCGGTCCAGGGGAAACATGTGCCTTTGTAACTACATGAAGTTAAATCCTGGCCTCGGTGGGCCTCCTGTCTTGGGTGGGCCTACTATGGCTGAATTGTGCAAGCTTAGCGAAAGGACCAAACAAATCTGTGGAAGCTAATTCACTTTAAAAAAATCCGTGGAAACTAATAAGAAGGAAAAACAATGAAGGGGAGCCGAGATGGTGTAGTGTCCTACTCATATTATTATGCTCCAGTAGTAGTTGTTGTTCCATTATTTTGATGGTTTCATGCATATGTGTTTATACCCCCAAAAAATGTATGTGTGTTTATGTTTGCAATAATATATAAAGGGACTCCCATCTGGCTACATTTGATAAATTTCCCCTATTGCTTTTTTCTTGTTCCACTATTTTCACGCCCAATGCGACGTGTATAACATAATTCTGCTTCCATGGTTTACGTCCCAAGATCTCAATTAGTGGCGCCAAAGAACCTAGAGCTGCCGCTAGCTTTCGGATGTGGTGCAAGCGAATGGGGCATGCTAGGGGTTGAGGGTGCGGTGGTGCTTCTTTGGTATCTTTGGTCATGCGCGTGATAGAGTGGGGGGGGGTGGCGGTCAATGGAACGGGTGGTGCTTTGAAGTGGCCACAACGGGGGAAGAGGAGGTGGGGGCTGCTTGCGGGTTCGTTGTGCATGTGCCAGTGAGGTTGGGTTTGTTTCGTCCACGTGCGCGTGCGAAGTTGGCCGAATGCCACCGAAGCTGTTGTGCTTGGTAAATACGGAGTGGAGTTTGTTTTAAACACTGGGATTGTAAAGTTTGATATAAATGAACCCCGACATCCAAATACCTAAAATTGATACATGGCCTCACTGATCCCGGTCAATCCTAACCTTATAGAGAGGTAAAATCTTGTTTGTTACATCAAGGGAAATAACAATCCCAGCTAGGATCAATCTCAAATCTCGAATGTGTGGGTAGATGTATACAATCATCTTATTCCCCGATGTATCTCTCACACAAATTCACTCCCATGCTTGGTCCACTTTCCTATCTTATTGTCATCGTGATGGCAGGATCATCGTTCTCCTCTATGCGCCTGCTCCTAGAATGGCAGTGGCCACCATCATGTTGCCCCACAATCTAGAGTTGGCATTCGCGTGCCATGtggtcattgctatggtgtctgCTGACGACCTGTAAGTCGATATGTCTCAAACATATCTAATTTTCCAAACTCTTTTTCCATTGCTTTGGTCTCCAATTTGTTTCCGGATGACACTAACCCGGATTACTGTTGTTTTCAACAAAATTACCATatgttgtttttgtgcaaaaaATAAAAGTACTTAATGCGGGACAGAGATTTTTTGAGAATTATTTTAAAATACTTTAGGAATTATGGAGCGAAGAtggaccgaaggggggccacCAGGCCCTTGCATGCGCAGGtagctgatgacccacaagtataggggatctatcgtagtccttccgataagtaagagtgtgaacccaatgaggagcagaaggaaatgacaagcggttctcagcaaggtattctctgcaagcactgacaTTATCGGTAacggatagttttgtgataaggtaaatcataacgggtaacaagtaaataaagtaaacaaggtgcagcaaggtggcccaatcctttttgtagcaaaggacaagcc contains:
- the LOC125535614 gene encoding probable apyrase 2 → MRRYSQLPGAGRQDTLADRVHRYRGVLLVVLAPLALVSLVLLLMPRAPAGAAQRPLGGGAGAAGGKKYAVIFDAGSSGSRVHVFCFDGNLDLVHIGTDIELFVQKKPGLSAYAQDPREAAQSLVSLIEKAKEVVPAELRDQTPVRVGATAGLRALGAGKSEEILQAVRDLLREKSSFKNQPDWVTVLDGTQEGAYEWVTINYLLGNLGKTYADTVGVVDLGGGSVQMAYAIPEKDAEKAPKPADGEESYVKKLFLKGTMYHLYVHSYLRYGLLAARAEILKAGNANGYSNCVLAGHQGQYKYGGNTFEASAAPSGSSFSECRADVVKALKVDEACTHMKCSFGGIWNGGGGAGQKNLFVASFFFDRAAEAGFINSNAAVAKVKSSDFEEAAKRACKLNVNDAQSSYPGVQKDNVPYICMDLVYQYTLLVDGFGVDPQQEMTLVKKVPYSDAFVEAAWPLGSAIEVASSS